Proteins found in one Elusimicrobiota bacterium genomic segment:
- a CDS encoding trypsin-like peptidase domain-containing protein has translation MRLLPLALALTLAMPASAASTDSDFSASLGGIGENLIGRAKALKGNYRLATQESGPNDPILLAQKPLLDLIKRVEPSVVFLVMTAQGEGASKKPGSGICTGFFTDALKELGRPSVITTNAHCVEKLAVGAEIQAGLYTGDDNRPKMTKGRVLAYGSSTAAKDIAFVELVDRSLDRRPLPLWSKLDRGEQVIAIGSPLGMTFSVSRGIVSALERDRLSGAFVLEMNQADVAVNPGNSGGPLFNMWGSVVGINTMIASQSGGFEGISLSVPSSYITLAMKQYKRTGNLKPGAMQVEVSPSTETLKLTVRKVVPGGPADAAKMRTDDQLIAVDGVDLSGPNNEAAMKAFLTYVKYRSPGETISVTVRRGGKDVALTVTLGEAKPPEPPRPEWAPIPPKEKADKSGPTGFSI, from the coding sequence ATGAGACTCCTCCCCCTCGCTCTCGCCCTGACGCTCGCGATGCCGGCCTCCGCGGCCTCGACCGACTCCGATTTCTCGGCCTCGCTCGGCGGCATCGGCGAGAACCTCATCGGCCGCGCGAAGGCGCTCAAAGGGAACTACCGGCTGGCGACCCAGGAGTCCGGGCCCAACGACCCCATCCTGCTCGCCCAAAAGCCGCTGCTCGACCTCATCAAGAGGGTGGAGCCCTCGGTCGTGTTCCTCGTGATGACGGCCCAGGGCGAGGGGGCCTCGAAGAAGCCCGGCAGCGGGATCTGCACCGGCTTCTTCACGGACGCCTTGAAGGAGCTCGGCCGCCCGAGCGTCATCACGACCAACGCCCACTGCGTCGAGAAGCTGGCGGTCGGTGCCGAGATCCAGGCCGGACTTTACACCGGCGACGACAACCGCCCCAAGATGACGAAGGGCAGGGTCCTCGCCTACGGCAGCAGCACCGCCGCCAAGGACATCGCCTTCGTCGAGCTCGTCGACCGGAGCCTCGACCGCCGCCCGCTCCCGCTGTGGTCGAAGCTCGACCGCGGCGAGCAGGTCATCGCGATCGGCAGCCCCCTGGGCATGACCTTCTCGGTCTCGCGCGGCATCGTCAGCGCGCTCGAGCGCGACCGCCTGAGCGGCGCGTTCGTGCTCGAGATGAACCAGGCCGACGTCGCCGTCAACCCCGGCAACTCCGGCGGCCCGCTGTTCAACATGTGGGGCAGCGTCGTCGGCATCAACACGATGATCGCCTCCCAGTCCGGCGGCTTCGAGGGCATCAGCCTGTCCGTGCCCTCGTCCTACATCACCTTGGCGATGAAGCAGTACAAGCGGACCGGCAACCTGAAGCCGGGCGCGATGCAGGTGGAGGTCTCCCCCTCGACCGAGACGCTGAAGCTGACCGTGCGCAAGGTCGTCCCCGGCGGTCCCGCCGACGCGGCGAAGATGCGGACCGACGACCAGCTGATCGCGGTGGACGGCGTCGACCTGAGCGGCCCGAACAACGAGGCCGCGATGAAGGCCTTCCTGACCTACGTGAAGTACCGCTCCCCGGGCGAGACGATCTCGGTGACCGTGCGCCGTGGCGGCAAGGACGTCGCGCTGACGGTCACGCTCGGCGAGGCGAAGCCGCCGGAGCCGCCCCGACCCGAGTGGGCGCCGATCCCGCCCAAGGAAAAAGCCGACAAGTCCGGCCCGACCGGCTTCTCGATCTGA
- a CDS encoding S9 family peptidase, which translates to MSERVPRELLFGNPEKASPKISPNGRLWAYLAPDEGVLNIWAGPEGGDARPLTNDRGRGIRVFLWAEDERSILYVQDRDGDENWHLYQTDVETGVTRDLTPYPGVQAQIVATEPRFPNEILVALNDRDPKLHDVWRLDLTTGARTLEATNPGDAIGWLADHDFKIGLHKATTPQGGTVLRLRDGDGWRDLLSCGPDDALGAHGFSPDGENVYIESSVGRDTTALLEVPLSGGPAKVLAEHPESDLGSVLIHPRRYHAEAASFEVDRVTWRALDPAVKTDIAAMAALQGEVTIVSRNDADTVWYLLVNKPDKSPAFLRWNRVGRVATPLFSTRPRLDAYALAPMKPVKYAARDGRAVRGYLTTPAGAPAGKLPLVLLVHGGPWVRDHWGFHPEAQWLASLGYACLQLNYRGSAGFGKAHLHAGDREWGAKMQDDLTDGVEWAVSQGVADPGRVAIYGGSYGGYAALAGAAFTPDVYRCAIDVVGPSNLITLIQSIPPYWAPLKRTFDLRVGSIETEEDFLKSRSPLFHVDKIDIPLLIAQGAHDPRVKQAESEQIVAALRAKGKPVEYLLYPDEGHGFARPANRLDFYAKAEAFLAKHLA; encoded by the coding sequence ATGAGTGAACGCGTCCCGCGCGAGCTGCTGTTCGGCAACCCCGAGAAAGCCTCGCCGAAGATCTCCCCGAACGGCAGGCTCTGGGCCTATCTCGCCCCGGACGAGGGCGTCCTCAACATCTGGGCCGGCCCCGAGGGCGGCGACGCGCGGCCCCTGACCAACGACCGCGGCCGCGGCATCCGCGTGTTCCTCTGGGCCGAGGATGAACGGTCGATCCTGTACGTCCAGGACCGCGACGGGGACGAGAACTGGCATCTGTACCAGACCGACGTCGAGACCGGGGTCACCCGCGACCTGACTCCGTACCCGGGCGTTCAAGCCCAAATAGTCGCCACCGAGCCGCGTTTCCCGAACGAGATCCTCGTCGCGCTCAACGACCGCGACCCCAAGCTCCACGACGTCTGGCGTCTCGACCTCACGACCGGCGCGCGGACCCTGGAGGCGACGAACCCCGGCGACGCGATCGGCTGGCTGGCGGACCACGACTTCAAGATCGGCCTGCACAAGGCGACGACGCCCCAGGGCGGGACGGTCCTGCGCCTGCGCGACGGCGACGGCTGGAGGGACCTCCTGTCCTGCGGCCCGGACGACGCGCTCGGCGCCCACGGGTTTTCGCCCGACGGCGAGAACGTCTATATCGAGTCGAGCGTGGGCCGCGACACGACGGCCCTGCTCGAGGTCCCGCTGTCCGGCGGCCCGGCCAAGGTCCTGGCCGAGCACCCGGAGTCGGACCTGGGCTCGGTCCTGATCCACCCGCGCCGCTACCACGCCGAGGCGGCGTCCTTCGAGGTCGACCGCGTCACCTGGCGCGCGCTCGACCCCGCCGTGAAGACGGACATCGCCGCGATGGCCGCCCTGCAGGGCGAGGTCACCATCGTCTCGCGTAACGACGCGGACACGGTCTGGTACCTGCTCGTCAACAAGCCCGACAAGTCGCCCGCCTTCCTGCGCTGGAACCGGGTCGGCCGCGTCGCGACCCCGCTCTTCTCCACGCGCCCGAGGCTCGACGCCTACGCGCTCGCGCCGATGAAGCCGGTCAAATACGCCGCGCGCGACGGCCGCGCGGTGCGCGGCTACCTGACGACGCCCGCGGGCGCCCCGGCCGGCAAGCTGCCTCTCGTCCTCCTGGTCCACGGCGGTCCCTGGGTCCGCGACCACTGGGGCTTCCACCCCGAGGCGCAGTGGCTCGCGAGCCTCGGCTACGCCTGCCTGCAGCTCAACTACCGCGGCTCCGCCGGCTTCGGCAAGGCGCACCTCCACGCGGGGGACCGCGAGTGGGGCGCCAAGATGCAGGACGACCTCACCGACGGCGTGGAGTGGGCGGTGTCGCAGGGCGTCGCCGACCCGGGGCGCGTCGCGATCTACGGCGGCTCTTATGGCGGCTACGCCGCGCTCGCCGGGGCGGCGTTCACGCCCGACGTCTACAGGTGCGCGATCGACGTGGTCGGGCCCTCGAACCTGATCACGCTCATCCAGTCCATCCCGCCGTACTGGGCGCCGCTGAAGCGCACCTTCGACCTGCGCGTCGGCTCGATCGAGACGGAGGAGGACTTCTTGAAGTCCCGTTCCCCCTTGTTCCACGTCGACAAGATCGACATCCCGCTCTTGATCGCCCAGGGCGCGCACGACCCGCGCGTGAAGCAGGCCGAGTCGGAGCAGATCGTCGCGGCCCTGCGCGCGAAGGGCAAGCCCGTCGAGTACCTGCTCTATCCCGACGAGGGCCACGGCTTCGCCAGGCCCGCCAACCGCCTCGACTTCTACGCCAAGGCCGAAGCCTTCCTCGCCAAGCATCTGGCGTAG
- a CDS encoding DUF1189 family protein, translated as MIQDLLGSIASTQAYRRFAAEKTSRTVLYLFFISLIFTIGGSIAMQMRIGPVVDQTFAWLAAEVPTLTFSAGKVTSSEPAAKRLVHPQAPEVAVMIDTARTEPVTLQVMQESKVLAYLTNNALSIDQGGKLETYDLSKAALERPMVVDSKFFREAAGALKKVVYPLAIVTVFVFAAGWTAFAGLVYTLVAMLLQAIGGGALTFGALFQIAIHAQTTALLARIVLSFLPFAVPLSGLLTIIITSVYLWLAVKANAAAAAETSAI; from the coding sequence ATGATCCAAGACCTGCTCGGCTCGATCGCCTCGACGCAAGCCTACCGCCGTTTCGCCGCGGAGAAGACCAGCCGCACCGTCCTCTACCTCTTCTTCATCAGCCTGATCTTCACGATCGGCGGCTCGATCGCCATGCAGATGCGCATCGGACCCGTGGTCGACCAGACCTTCGCCTGGCTCGCCGCCGAGGTCCCGACCTTGACCTTCTCCGCCGGCAAGGTCACGAGCTCCGAGCCCGCCGCGAAGCGCCTGGTGCACCCCCAGGCCCCCGAGGTCGCCGTCATGATCGACACGGCCCGCACCGAGCCGGTGACCTTGCAGGTCATGCAGGAGAGCAAGGTCCTCGCCTACCTGACCAACAACGCCCTGAGCATCGACCAGGGCGGGAAGCTCGAGACCTACGACCTCTCCAAGGCCGCCCTCGAGCGCCCCATGGTCGTCGACTCCAAGTTCTTCCGCGAGGCGGCCGGCGCGCTGAAGAAGGTCGTCTATCCTCTCGCGATCGTCACCGTGTTCGTGTTCGCCGCGGGCTGGACGGCCTTCGCCGGGCTGGTCTACACCTTGGTCGCCATGCTCCTGCAGGCGATCGGGGGCGGCGCCCTGACCTTCGGCGCCCTATTCCAGATCGCGATCCACGCGCAGACGACCGCCCTGCTCGCGCGGATCGTCCTGTCCTTCCTGCCGTTCGCGGTCCCGCTCTCCGGCCTGCTGACGATCATCATCACCTCGGTCTATCTCTGGCTGGCCGTGAAGGCCAACGCGGCCGCGGCCGCCGAGACCTCGGCGATTTGA
- a CDS encoding M20/M25/M40 family metallo-hydrolase, which yields MKTKPGVLPLFRHLTSVPTAPFRETAVSRKALEWIRDNLGSRVKVRRLRGGFIVSYRGAGAGPALCLAAHLDHPAFDLVKVGRTGAAARLRGGLPPHLLAGAAVEAFPKVPKDNRPLARGVIGPRPSEDGGAWTIAWNEPLKNGVKPDFAVLSLPACAVKEGWLLSRSVDDLLGCAISLEAMRRLAKARAKVNLTVLLNRAEEVGFVGALDMIRSGKLSALDSYLSIESSRELPGSKPGQGPTVRLGDKASAFDPNLTALLDDAAEALRKRGAKVQRLRLTGGTCEATAYLAFGYEAGGVAIPLVDYHNGWGADAVAPEKVRLSDVEGGVKLLTAASRLFGAKLLRGALRARLEKRHDGEKRSLAP from the coding sequence GTGAAGACAAAACCCGGCGTCCTGCCTCTTTTCCGTCACCTGACGTCCGTCCCCACCGCTCCCTTCCGCGAGACCGCCGTATCGAGGAAAGCCCTCGAGTGGATCCGCGACAACCTCGGCTCGCGCGTGAAGGTCCGCCGCCTGCGCGGCGGCTTCATCGTCTCCTACCGCGGCGCCGGCGCGGGCCCGGCGCTGTGCCTGGCGGCCCACCTCGATCATCCCGCCTTCGACCTGGTCAAGGTCGGGAGGACGGGCGCCGCCGCGCGCCTGCGCGGCGGACTGCCCCCCCACCTGCTGGCGGGCGCCGCCGTCGAGGCCTTCCCGAAGGTCCCGAAGGACAACCGGCCGCTCGCGCGCGGCGTGATCGGCCCGCGGCCGAGTGAGGACGGCGGCGCGTGGACGATCGCGTGGAACGAGCCCCTGAAGAACGGCGTCAAGCCCGACTTCGCCGTCCTGTCCCTGCCGGCCTGCGCGGTTAAGGAAGGCTGGCTGCTGTCGCGCTCGGTGGACGACCTCCTCGGCTGCGCGATCAGCCTCGAGGCGATGCGGCGCCTGGCGAAGGCGCGCGCGAAGGTCAACCTGACCGTCCTGCTCAACCGCGCCGAGGAAGTCGGCTTCGTGGGCGCGCTCGACATGATCAGGTCCGGGAAGCTGTCCGCCCTGGACTCCTATCTGTCGATCGAGTCGTCGCGGGAGCTGCCGGGCTCGAAGCCCGGGCAGGGCCCCACGGTCCGCCTCGGGGACAAGGCCTCGGCCTTCGATCCCAACCTCACCGCTCTGCTCGACGACGCGGCCGAGGCGCTGCGCAAGCGCGGCGCCAAGGTCCAGCGCCTGCGCCTGACCGGCGGGACCTGCGAGGCGACGGCCTACCTGGCCTTCGGCTACGAGGCCGGCGGCGTGGCGATCCCCCTCGTCGACTACCACAACGGCTGGGGCGCCGACGCGGTCGCGCCCGAGAAGGTGCGGCTGTCGGACGTCGAGGGCGGCGTCAAGCTGCTCACGGCGGCGTCGAGGCTGTTCGGCGCGAAGCTCCTGCGCGGCGCCCTGCGCGCGCGGCTCGAGAAGCGCCACGACGGCGAGAAGCGCTCGCTCGCGCCTTAA
- a CDS encoding NUDIX domain-containing protein, translating into MNDRKYCFVATGYLVRDGKTLLLKHKKLGMWLPPGGHIEDGETTDEGVLREVREETGLEADFIAPPRAPVMRGGRVESLHEPQRVQIEEIPGHNHHIDFIYYLRARPGEHAHRPDESDDIRWHSHEDLGLPHVPDEVRESGRDAIRLVGG; encoded by the coding sequence ATGAACGACCGAAAGTACTGCTTCGTCGCCACCGGCTACCTGGTCCGCGACGGCAAGACCCTCCTCCTCAAGCACAAGAAGCTCGGGATGTGGCTGCCGCCGGGCGGCCACATCGAGGACGGCGAGACGACCGACGAGGGCGTCCTGCGCGAGGTGCGCGAGGAGACCGGCCTCGAGGCCGACTTCATCGCTCCGCCGCGCGCCCCGGTGATGCGCGGCGGCCGGGTCGAGTCCCTGCACGAGCCCCAGCGCGTGCAGATCGAGGAGATCCCCGGCCACAACCACCACATCGACTTCATCTACTACCTCCGCGCCCGCCCCGGCGAGCACGCCCACCGCCCGGACGAGAGCGACGACATCCGCTGGCACTCGCACGAGGACCTGGGCCTGCCCCACGTCCCCGACGAGGTCCGGGAGTCGGGCCGCGACGCCATCCGCCTCGTCGGCGGCTGA
- a CDS encoding type 1 glutamine amidotransferase — translation MANELQGFRVAMLVTGGFEESELVETKKALEAAGAAVKIVSPVTGEVQSARHGNPGDMFRVDALLGQTHAGEYDALVLPGGVASPDRLRIMPAAVAFVKHFVESGKPIAAICHGPWTLIEAGGVRGRRLTSWLSLKTDLVNAGAKWVDQKVVDDRGLVTSRRPDDLPAFVAKTIEVFAASRLAHTGVSRPGNRR, via the coding sequence ATGGCGAACGAACTGCAGGGCTTCAGGGTCGCGATGCTGGTGACGGGCGGATTCGAGGAGTCGGAGCTCGTCGAGACGAAGAAGGCCCTCGAGGCGGCGGGCGCGGCGGTCAAGATCGTCTCCCCGGTCACCGGCGAGGTCCAGTCGGCGAGGCACGGCAACCCCGGCGACATGTTCCGCGTGGACGCGCTGCTCGGCCAGACCCACGCCGGCGAGTACGACGCCCTGGTCCTGCCCGGAGGCGTCGCCAGCCCCGACCGGCTGCGCATCATGCCCGCGGCCGTCGCCTTCGTGAAGCATTTCGTCGAGTCGGGCAAGCCGATCGCGGCCATCTGCCACGGCCCCTGGACCTTGATCGAGGCCGGCGGCGTGCGCGGCCGCCGCCTGACGTCGTGGCTCTCCCTGAAGACCGACCTGGTCAACGCGGGCGCCAAGTGGGTCGACCAAAAGGTCGTCGACGACCGGGGGCTGGTGACGAGCCGCCGCCCCGACGACCTTCCCGCGTTCGTCGCGAAGACGATCGAGGTGTTCGCCGCGAGCCGCCTCGCGCACACGGGCGTCTCCCGTCCCGGGAATCGCCGATGA
- a CDS encoding 4Fe-4S dicluster domain-containing protein: protein MTYVITEKCLGERYGDCVAVCPVECIHPIEHEGKPFMIIDPQVCIECGVCLPECPIGAIVSSEGEAPSDAALAASLAPQAIEYEKAHGKAPTRPPNEPPRRPENKLVK, encoded by the coding sequence ATGACGTACGTCATCACGGAGAAGTGCCTGGGCGAGCGCTACGGCGACTGCGTGGCGGTCTGCCCCGTCGAATGCATCCATCCGATCGAGCACGAGGGCAAGCCCTTCATGATCATCGACCCTCAGGTGTGCATCGAATGCGGCGTCTGCCTGCCGGAGTGCCCGATCGGCGCGATCGTCTCGTCCGAGGGCGAGGCGCCCTCGGACGCCGCGCTCGCCGCGAGCCTGGCGCCGCAGGCCATCGAGTACGAGAAGGCGCACGGCAAGGCCCCGACGCGGCCGCCGAACGAGCCGCCGAGGCGCCCGGAGAACAAGCTCGTGAAATGA
- a CDS encoding ABC transporter permease, protein MSALLTLWERDIVRFFRDKPRVIGGLVPPIVFWLLIGAGLGTSVHVPGAPEGMSFLQYFYAGTLVLIVLFTSIFATISIIEDRHEGFLQAVLVAPVPRLSIVLGKVLGSSTVGLAQGLAFLALAGAAGLHPGLHGYALAFAVLTLSSIGLTGLGFCIAWVLDSSQGFHAVMNLFLIPMWMLSGALFPSATAPRFLQWVIAANPVSYAVTGLQRALLPSVVAEGAASMGCCLWVLAAFAAVMIGTSVFVASRRDAR, encoded by the coding sequence ATGAGCGCCCTCCTGACCCTCTGGGAGCGCGACATCGTGCGCTTCTTCCGCGACAAGCCGCGCGTGATCGGCGGCCTCGTCCCGCCGATCGTGTTCTGGCTCCTCATCGGGGCCGGCCTCGGCACCTCCGTGCACGTGCCCGGCGCGCCGGAGGGCATGAGCTTCCTCCAGTATTTCTACGCGGGGACCTTGGTCCTGATCGTGCTGTTCACCTCGATCTTCGCGACGATCTCGATCATCGAGGACCGGCACGAGGGCTTCCTGCAGGCCGTGCTCGTGGCCCCCGTCCCGCGCCTGTCCATCGTGCTCGGCAAGGTGCTGGGCTCCTCGACGGTCGGGCTCGCGCAGGGCCTCGCCTTCCTCGCGCTCGCCGGAGCCGCCGGCCTGCATCCCGGCCTGCACGGCTACGCGCTGGCCTTCGCCGTCCTGACGCTCTCCTCGATCGGCCTGACGGGCCTCGGCTTCTGCATCGCCTGGGTGCTCGACTCCTCGCAGGGCTTCCACGCCGTCATGAATCTTTTCCTCATCCCGATGTGGATGCTGTCCGGCGCCTTGTTCCCGTCCGCCACCGCGCCGCGCTTCCTGCAATGGGTCATCGCGGCCAACCCGGTGTCCTACGCGGTCACCGGGCTCCAGCGCGCCCTGCTCCCCTCGGTCGTCGCTGAAGGAGCCGCCTCGATGGGCTGCTGCCTCTGGGTCCTCGCCGCCTTCGCGGCCGTCATGATCGGGACCAGCGTCTTCGTCGCCTCCCGCCGCGACGCGCGCTGA
- a CDS encoding phosphatase PAP2 family protein, with protein MTLSREDRWLAGWLLAALLTAGVLFAVNAAFFRYTGVSYFPREAWWLAFVALDFAVFGHWVRRRSPYASFAAVNLAFYALTAAVMGVLTTGIQYSPFPRIDHSLARWDAALGWDTVAVLRWVAERPSLRSFLVVCYNSTELQLILAPCIAALAHDRLRLRAFLYAVVYSSFFGSLIYYFFPSSGPAGVFDSPHFLQVQRLTHWKYEQVHNFQPVTTLLGGLIAFPSFHVAWSVLATYAVLPRKNIFAALFVLNVVVISSTVLLGWHYLVDVPAGIFLAVVCLWAGEVTHRRLSS; from the coding sequence GTGACACTTTCGCGCGAGGACCGCTGGCTGGCCGGCTGGCTTCTGGCGGCCCTGCTGACGGCGGGCGTCCTCTTCGCCGTCAACGCGGCGTTCTTCCGCTACACGGGCGTCAGCTATTTCCCGCGCGAAGCTTGGTGGCTGGCCTTCGTGGCGCTGGATTTCGCGGTCTTCGGCCATTGGGTGCGCCGGCGCTCCCCCTACGCGTCCTTCGCGGCCGTCAACCTCGCCTTCTACGCCCTGACCGCGGCCGTCATGGGGGTCCTCACCACGGGCATCCAGTACTCGCCCTTCCCGCGGATCGATCACTCGCTCGCCCGCTGGGACGCGGCCCTCGGCTGGGACACGGTCGCGGTGCTGCGCTGGGTCGCGGAGAGGCCGTCGCTGCGTTCATTCCTCGTCGTATGCTACAACTCGACCGAGCTTCAGCTCATCCTGGCGCCGTGCATCGCCGCCCTCGCGCACGACCGGCTGCGTCTGCGCGCGTTCCTGTACGCGGTCGTGTACTCGTCGTTCTTCGGCAGCCTGATCTATTATTTCTTCCCGTCCTCGGGGCCCGCCGGCGTCTTCGACAGCCCGCACTTCCTCCAGGTCCAGCGCCTGACGCATTGGAAATACGAGCAGGTCCATAATTTCCAGCCGGTGACCACGCTGTTGGGCGGTTTGATCGCCTTCCCTTCATTCCACGTCGCTTGGTCGGTTTTGGCGACCTACGCCGTTTTGCCGCGAAAGAATATTTTTGCGGCGCTGTTCGTTCTAAACGTCGTGGTGATCTCGTCCACGGTCCTGCTCGGTTGGCACTACCTCGTCGACGTTCCGGCCGGCATATTCCTGGCCGTCGTTTGCCTCTGGGCCGGCGAGGTCACCCACCGCCGTTTGTCTTCATGA
- a CDS encoding SWIB/MDM2 domain-containing protein has translation MAKKANAAFMKPLTPSDKLAEIVGSKPLPRTEVVKKLWAYIKKNNLQDKKNKRNINADAALKAVFAGKATVNMFEMTKLVSKHLS, from the coding sequence ATGGCGAAGAAGGCGAACGCGGCGTTCATGAAGCCCCTCACCCCCAGCGACAAGCTCGCTGAGATCGTCGGCAGCAAGCCCCTCCCCCGCACCGAGGTCGTCAAGAAGCTCTGGGCGTACATCAAGAAGAACAACCTGCAGGACAAGAAGAACAAGCGCAACATCAACGCCGACGCGGCGCTGAAGGCCGTGTTCGCCGGCAAGGCGACGGTCAACATGTTCGAGATGACCAAGCTCGTCTCCAAGCACCTGAGCTAA
- a CDS encoding cob(I)yrinic acid a,c-diamide adenosyltransferase has translation MAIYTRTGDKGDTGLFGGDRVPKCDPRVDAYGEIDELNSALGLSRALFREDPALKTVDEGLARVQAECFIIGALLATPADKLGKLTPPFDTGLPADAPKRLETEIDAWDKHLTPLKTFILPGGGRAGAALHLARAVSRRAERAAVALCSVDAVPEGVIVYLNRLSTWLFVAARFVNKETGHAETPWTGLK, from the coding sequence ATGGCGATCTACACGCGGACGGGCGACAAGGGCGACACCGGGCTGTTCGGCGGCGACCGGGTGCCCAAGTGCGACCCCCGCGTGGACGCGTACGGCGAGATCGACGAGCTCAACAGCGCTCTCGGCCTTTCCCGCGCGCTGTTCCGCGAGGATCCCGCTCTCAAGACCGTGGACGAGGGCCTCGCGCGCGTGCAGGCCGAGTGCTTCATCATCGGCGCCCTGCTCGCCACCCCCGCCGACAAGCTCGGGAAGCTCACCCCGCCTTTCGACACCGGCCTCCCCGCGGACGCCCCCAAGCGCCTCGAGACGGAGATCGACGCCTGGGACAAGCACCTGACGCCGCTGAAGACCTTCATCCTTCCCGGCGGCGGCCGCGCGGGCGCGGCCCTGCACCTGGCGCGCGCCGTCAGCCGACGCGCCGAGCGCGCCGCCGTCGCGCTGTGCAGCGTCGACGCCGTGCCGGAAGGCGTGATCGTGTATTTGAATCGATTATCCACATGGTTATTCGTCGCCGCAAGATTCGTTAATAAAGAAACGGGCCATGCCGAAACCCCCTGGACAGGTCTGAAATAA
- a CDS encoding hemolysin III family protein has product MRLERYFGLNDPVSSLSHLTAAVGALGGTFFLYKKGRGDALRVSSLMIFSASLLFLFAMSGVYHGLPPGPTRVIFRRLDYAGIWLVIAGSATPVHVLLFKGHWRWGLTALFWGAALTSLVLIDVYFSTLPYWAIVTAYIGVASLGVISFVRITARYGWKESALLFLGGIAYIAGAVIDFLDGPVIFTGVLGAHELFHFLVIVGASLHWSFIYNWAGRQDLAR; this is encoded by the coding sequence ATGCGACTCGAACGTTATTTCGGCCTCAACGACCCGGTCTCCAGCCTCAGCCATCTCACGGCGGCGGTCGGGGCCTTGGGCGGCACCTTCTTCCTCTACAAGAAGGGACGCGGCGACGCCTTACGCGTCTCTTCGCTGATGATCTTCAGCGCCTCCTTGCTGTTTCTCTTCGCGATGAGCGGCGTGTATCACGGCCTGCCTCCCGGGCCGACGCGGGTCATCTTCCGGCGGCTCGACTACGCCGGCATCTGGCTCGTCATCGCCGGATCGGCCACGCCGGTGCACGTCCTGCTCTTCAAGGGCCACTGGCGCTGGGGCCTGACCGCGCTGTTCTGGGGCGCGGCGCTCACGAGCCTCGTGCTCATCGACGTGTATTTCAGCACCTTGCCGTACTGGGCGATCGTGACGGCCTACATCGGCGTGGCTTCGCTCGGCGTCATCTCTTTCGTCCGCATCACCGCCCGCTACGGCTGGAAGGAGTCGGCCCTGCTGTTCCTCGGAGGCATCGCCTACATCGCCGGGGCGGTCATCGACTTCCTTGACGGGCCCGTGATCTTCACCGGCGTCCTCGGCGCGCACGAGCTGTTCCACTTCCTCGTCATCGTCGGGGCGTCCCTGCACTGGAGCTTCATCTACAACTGGGCGGGGCGGCAGGACCTCGCCCGCTGA
- a CDS encoding ATP-binding cassette domain-containing protein produces the protein MDAVVVRGVIHDYPAKRKSAARRALNDVSFSVAEGELFGLLGPNGGGKSTLFRILATSFPPTSGSAAILGRDLIADPASVRPFLGIVFQYPSLDNKLTVRENLTHGGRLYGLSGTILTKRIDEMLGHYRLTPRAGDLCGTLSGGLRRRVELAKSLLHRPSVVLLDEPSTGLDPAARQDLWEHLLKLKAEGAAILTTTHLMDEGERCDRVAILDQGKIVALGAPSALKAEIGGDVITIETDDASGLRDEITRKFGVTPQAFGATLRLERAAGHAFIPQLVEAFPGRLRTVSLSRPSLEDAFLHHAGRRFADSDEASK, from the coding sequence ATGGACGCGGTCGTCGTAAGGGGCGTCATCCACGATTACCCCGCCAAACGAAAGTCTGCCGCGCGAAGAGCGCTCAATGACGTGTCGTTCTCCGTCGCCGAAGGCGAATTGTTCGGCCTATTGGGCCCGAACGGAGGCGGCAAAAGCACGCTTTTCCGGATCCTCGCCACCTCATTCCCCCCCACGAGCGGATCGGCGGCGATCCTGGGTCGTGATTTGATCGCCGATCCGGCTTCGGTGAGGCCGTTTCTGGGGATCGTTTTCCAGTACCCGTCTCTCGACAACAAGCTGACGGTGCGCGAGAACCTGACTCACGGCGGAAGACTTTACGGCCTCTCTGGGACGATCTTAACGAAGCGTATCGACGAGATGCTCGGCCATTACCGCCTGACCCCGCGCGCCGGCGACCTGTGCGGGACGCTCTCCGGCGGCCTGCGCCGCCGCGTCGAGCTGGCGAAGAGCCTCCTGCATCGGCCTTCGGTCGTGCTGCTCGATGAGCCCTCCACCGGTCTCGACCCCGCCGCGCGCCAGGACCTGTGGGAGCACCTGCTGAAGCTCAAGGCCGAGGGCGCCGCCATCCTGACGACGACCCACCTGATGGACGAGGGCGAGCGCTGCGACCGCGTCGCCATCCTCGACCAAGGCAAGATCGTCGCCCTCGGCGCGCCTTCCGCGCTCAAGGCCGAGATCGGCGGCGACGTGATCACGATCGAGACCGACGACGCGTCGGGCCTGCGCGACGAGATCACGAGGAAGTTCGGCGTCACGCCCCAGGCCTTCGGCGCGACGCTGCGCCTCGAGCGCGCCGCGGGCCACGCCTTCATCCCCCAGCTCGTCGAGGCCTTCCCCGGGCGGCTGCGCACGGTGAGCCTCTCCCGCCCGAGCCTCGAGGACGCGTTCCTGCACCACGCGGGCCGGCGCTTCGCCGACTCCGACGAGGCCTCCAAATGA